Proteins encoded within one genomic window of Castellaniella sp.:
- the guaA gene encoding glutamine-hydrolyzing GMP synthase yields MHQRILILDYGSQVTQLIARRVRECGVYCEIHPGDVDDAFIRSQLDQGLKGIILSGSHASAYAEASMKVPAEVFQAGVPVLGICYGMQSMALQLGGQVEFSDHREFGYAEVRAHGHTRLLDGLQDFATPEGHGMLKVWMSHGDRVTALPPGFVRMASTPSCDIAGMADEARGFYAVQFHPEVTHTLQGQALLARFVTEICGCTRDWNMPDYVTEAVARIRDQVGSDEVILGLSGGVDSSVAAALIHKAIGDQLTCVFVDHGLLRLNEATQVMDTMSRNLGIRVIHVDASAQFMGHLVGVTDPEAKRKIIGREFVEVFQAESKKLKSAKWLAQGTIYPDVIESAASKTGKAVAIKSHHNVGGLPETLNLQLLEPLRELFKDEVRHLGLALGLPPEMVFRHPFPGPGLGVRILGEVKPEYADLLRRADDIFITELRNTVDESTGKSWYDLTSQAFTVFLPVKSVGVMGDGRTYDYVVALRAVQTTDFMTADWAELPYSLLKKVSSRIINEVRGINRVTYDVSSKPPATIEWE; encoded by the coding sequence ATGCACCAGCGCATTCTTATCCTGGACTACGGTTCACAGGTTACCCAGCTTATTGCCCGACGCGTACGCGAATGCGGCGTTTACTGCGAAATTCATCCTGGTGATGTCGATGATGCCTTTATTCGCAGCCAGCTGGATCAGGGCTTGAAAGGCATCATCCTGTCGGGTAGCCACGCCTCGGCCTATGCCGAAGCCTCGATGAAAGTCCCCGCCGAGGTATTCCAGGCAGGCGTCCCCGTGCTGGGAATCTGCTACGGCATGCAGTCCATGGCGCTGCAATTGGGCGGCCAGGTCGAATTCTCCGACCACCGGGAATTCGGCTACGCTGAAGTCCGTGCACACGGCCACACCCGCTTGCTGGACGGCCTGCAGGATTTTGCCACCCCCGAAGGCCACGGCATGCTGAAGGTCTGGATGAGCCACGGCGACCGTGTCACGGCGCTGCCCCCCGGCTTTGTCCGGATGGCCTCCACGCCGTCTTGCGACATCGCGGGCATGGCTGATGAGGCCCGTGGTTTCTATGCCGTGCAGTTCCATCCTGAAGTCACCCACACGCTGCAGGGCCAGGCCTTGCTGGCACGCTTCGTCACGGAAATCTGTGGCTGCACGCGCGACTGGAACATGCCCGACTACGTCACCGAAGCTGTGGCCCGCATCCGCGATCAGGTTGGCTCCGACGAAGTCATTCTGGGCCTGTCCGGCGGGGTGGATTCCTCGGTCGCAGCTGCCCTGATCCATAAGGCCATCGGTGATCAACTGACCTGCGTATTTGTCGATCACGGCCTGCTGCGCCTGAACGAAGCCACCCAGGTCATGGATACCATGTCCCGGAACCTGGGCATACGCGTCATCCACGTGGACGCCAGCGCCCAATTCATGGGCCATCTGGTCGGCGTGACCGACCCTGAAGCCAAACGCAAAATCATAGGCCGTGAATTCGTCGAGGTCTTCCAGGCCGAATCGAAAAAACTGAAATCGGCAAAATGGCTGGCCCAGGGCACGATCTATCCGGACGTTATCGAATCAGCGGCCTCCAAGACCGGCAAGGCCGTGGCCATCAAATCCCACCACAATGTAGGCGGTCTGCCAGAGACCCTGAACCTGCAGTTGCTGGAACCCCTGCGCGAACTGTTCAAAGACGAGGTCCGTCACTTGGGACTGGCCCTGGGCCTGCCGCCCGAGATGGTGTTCCGCCACCCCTTCCCAGGTCCCGGCCTGGGCGTGCGCATCCTGGGTGAAGTCAAACCGGAATACGCCGATCTGCTGCGCCGCGCCGATGATATTTTCATCACAGAACTGCGCAATACCGTGGATGAATCCACCGGGAAGTCCTGGTATGACCTGACGTCTCAGGCCTTTACCGTATTTCTACCGGTAAAGTCGGTAGGGGTCATGGGCGATGGCCGCACCTACGATTACGTGGTTGCCCTGCGTGCTGTGCAGACCACCGATTTCATGACCGCCGATTGGGCAGAGCTGCCTTATTCGTTGCTGAAAAAGGTATCGTCACGGATTATCAACGAGGTGCGCGGGATTAATCGGGTGACCTATGATGTGTCGAGTAAGCCGCCTGCTACGATTGAGTGGGAATGA